The Malus domestica chromosome 08, GDT2T_hap1 genomic interval ttttcttataatttgtGCTTTATATGTTCTTGGTGGTTTCCCGATTACCTTTCATAATTTCCAGTCCAATTTTTGCTTAAAGTTTGTGAATTTAATACCCTAATCTGACTTTGTTTGCTGCTTTTGAATGTTTAGATCATTTGATCGTTAGTTAGTTAAGTTTAATACTGGCGGATTGGCTGTGATCGAATTGATCCAGTCTCGAATAGTGTGGCAGGTGAGATGATAACAGGCTAACAGAGGAAGAGGAGTTGATACATCTGTGGTTGCTTTACAAATTTTGGCAAATCCTTGCCATTTCTTTGGTTTCCTGGTGATTTATATCTATCTTCATAACCAAATAGCGATATCTTCGTAACTTAGTTTCGGGCTAATTTAGTTTTTCAGCATTGAATTGTGGATTAAAGTTTTTGattgagtttttatttaatttcagaCTGGAATGGGTACATATCTGAGCACTCCTAAAACTGAAAAGTTCTCCGAAGATGGCGAGAATGGCCGTGTCAGATATGGTTTGTCGTCCATGCAAGGATGGCGTACCACAATGGAGGATGCTGTGAGTACATTtaactttcctcttcctctcagaAGTTTATACTTTTGTATCCTTTTCCGTCTTTATTTAGCATGCTATAGTTAGGATTCAACTGAATATGATATTACTTGACATGTTCAATTGACTGCATAAATCTAATTCCACTTGGTGGATTATTACTGTCCTTTTAATTAAGATAGAAGTCAATTATCTTGTGGCATATGATGGTGCAGATAGAGGGTTAGGCATGGCTACTCCTTGCTTGTAGCCTGGTAGTTTCCCGTGGTCTGTTTATTTGACTAGCCCTATTGGTGCCTTCTGCTTGTTGTAGAAATGATCCGGACTGTAGGGACTAAGTAGTACTTTACAAAAACTGCTACTTGCTTCCCCAATTGGTAGAAACCATCCCACTTAGCTTTTCAAAATCTAGTTCTCTCTCTTTGTACGAAATCCTTTCCGTGTTTACTTTTCCTGATAAATTGTTGGAAAACTAAACTCTCCTGCATTCATAAATATTTTTGCATCCTGTATAAGAGGAAGTGCAGTGATTACTTACTTTGTTTTCAGAAAATGGTGTCACATTattaagtgttgtttgttacCATGATTTATTTTGTTAGCATGCAGCATATCCTGATCTGGATGCATCCACCTCATTCTTTGGTGTTTATGATGGCCATGGAGGTAAGAATTTGAAACTTTTGGTATCATTGTTgagacctctctctctctctctctctctctctcaaatgaATGCTTTCTGTTTATCAGATCTACATTGCACTTTTCGAAGTATTTAGCAATATTTACATTTATTGTATTATATCTGACTTAAAATCCAATAATTTTCTAGGCAAGGTAGTTGCTAAGTTCTGTGCAAAATATCTTCACCAACAAGTACTCAAGAATGAAGCATATGCGGCTGGAGACATAGGAACTTCTGTTCAGAAAGCTTTTTTCAGGTTACTACCTTTGATCTACTTAAATTCAGTTGCCTTTTACTGTTTTCTGAGAGGAGGGTACGAATACAATTAGTCATGCTATATCGTATTGGGCTGTTCTTTATGATACCTTCAGCTTATCAAGCCAAAATATTGGCCATATGGTTTTAAGCCTATATTGTCCTGGGTCCTTGTGAGATCATAGATACTTGAGATGGTAATGCTTTTATTACCTGTCTTTATTGTTGTGGTCTTATGACTCTCTTTTTAATTTTGAGGTTGAAGAtgttgttagttggtttatgtAGAATGGATGAAATGATGCGTGGACAAAGGGGTTGGAGAGAGTTGGCTGTTTTGGGAGATAAGATAAACAAGTTTACTGGCATGATAGAAGGGTTAATTTGGTCTCCAAGGGGCAGTAATGGTAATGATCAAGCTGATGATTGGGCTTTTGAGGAGGTAGGTGCTAGAACCATATAGTTCATTGACTTTATTGTCTCTTTTTGGAGCAGATTCTGATCTGCTTTATCTGGCTTTATTGCATATTAAATTGACCACATGGATTCTTTGGTAATTTAGAACTTAATCATTTAGTATTGCGATTCGTATGGTTAGAAGAAAATAGCAGTATACTTCCTGTAGGGGAAGGCAGATTGGAGGAAGGAAACCATGGCTCCATCCCATTGTTGCAAATTTATAGTTCTAGACTCTAATGTTGAAAATTTATCTCCATGCTTTAATCCAAACAAGCCCAATAATTTCCCTCCTCTCAAACCAAATAGGAGGGAGAAATCTACTCCCTTTCCATCTGTTCCATTTTCCATTCCGATGATCCATCTTAAACCGAACACAGTTTAGGATTGAAACCTGAGGCACCGAGAGATTACCTATAGTACATGGGGACATCCCTGCACACACCAAGAAATTATCTATAGTGCAAGTAATTTGTTTCATTTGGTTTCATAATGTCAAGGAATTCCACAATTTAAACACAATTATGTTTTCAGGGGCCTCACTCTGATTTTACTGGTCCAACTTCTGGGAGCACTGCCTGTGTTGCAATTCTTCGAAACAAGCAACTTTTTGTGGCGAATGCTGGTGATTCTCGTTGTGTGATATCAAGGAAGGGTCAGGTAATTTATTATATTtct includes:
- the LOC103440711 gene encoding probable protein phosphatase 2C 60, whose amino-acid sequence is MGTYLSTPKTEKFSEDGENGRVRYGLSSMQGWRTTMEDAHAAYPDLDASTSFFGVYDGHGGKVVAKFCAKYLHQQVLKNEAYAAGDIGTSVQKAFFRMDEMMRGQRGWRELAVLGDKINKFTGMIEGLIWSPRGSNGNDQADDWAFEEGPHSDFTGPTSGSTACVAILRNKQLFVANAGDSRCVISRKGQAYNLSRDHKPDLELEKERILKAGGFIHAGRVNGSLNLARAIGDMEFKQNKFLPDEKQIITACPDINTVELCDDDEFIVLACDGIWDCMSSQQVVDFVREQLLSESKLSVVCERALDRCLAPSTAGGEGCDNMTMIVVQFKKPKQSTESEGGQSSSTEEAAGSDSNGSDSKADESESK